The Lonchura striata isolate bLonStr1 chromosome Z, bLonStr1.mat, whole genome shotgun sequence genome window below encodes:
- the TMEM215 gene encoding transmembrane protein 215, protein MARTLRPDDINPRTGLVVALVSVFLVFGFMFTVSGIKGETLGDIPLLAIGPAICLPGIAAIALTRKTDGCTKCPENMRPCCKEVKDRDGMELLRTPSDLESGKGSCDELARKAYRKDRRGLRGEDTVFICTTSTTAAAPAECKSLTKKVEQEEMLKYLESCYPEMPENVFVGDVSTYSALEKKSSSPSRDSTPCPDIEDNIFVAPKDSIIVCSYKDNSPYDRYCCYINPTGVNSDQETIV, encoded by the coding sequence ATGGCGCGGACCCTGAGACCCGACGACATCAACCCCCGCACGGGGCTTGTGGTGGCTCTGGTCAGCGTCTTTCTGGTGTTCGGCTTCATGTTCACCGTGTCTGGCATCAAGGGAGAGACCCTGGGAGACATCCCGCTGCTGGCTATCGGGCCGGCCATCTGCCTGCCGGGCATTGCCGCCATCGCCCTCACCAGAAAGACTGACGGCTGCACCAAATGTCCCGAGAACATGCGCCCGTGCTGCAAGGAAGTCAAGGATCGGGACGGCATGGAGCTGCTAAGGACCCCCTCGGACCTGGAGTCTGGCAAGGGGAGTTGTGACGAGCTGGCCAGGAAAGCTTACCGCAAGGACAGGAGAGGGCTGAGGGGAGAGGACACCGTGTTCATTTGCACCACCAGCACCACCGCCGCTGCCCCGGCAGAGTGCAAGAGCCTCACCAAAAaggtggagcaggaggagatgcTGAAATACCTGGAGAGCTGTTACCCAGAGATGCCAGAGAATGTGTTCGTGGGAGATGTCTCCACATACAGTGCCTTGGAGAAGAagagctcttctcccagcagggacagcactcCTTGCCCTGACATTGAAGACAACATTTTTGTGGCTCCTAAAGATAGTATCATTGTCTGCTCTTACAAGGATAACAGCCCTTATGACAGGTACTGTTGTTACATAAACCCCACCGGAGTCAATTCAGACCAGGAGACCATTGTGTGA